The Candidatus Zixiibacteriota bacterium genome segment GTAATCGATGCGGCGGGGGCTGTCGCCGAATTCGAAGGGGCGGCGTTCGGGCAGCGGCTCCTCCGCCGAGCCCCCCTCGTACGGCAGCGGGTGGTTGCCCCGGCCGGCCGCTTTCATCCCCTGGAACACGGCGTCGAAAGCGTCCTGGCGGAGCCGGCGCTCCCCCTTGCCGGTCAGGCGGAGCCGGCGGTCGCGGCCGGTTCCAATGAGGCGGTTCCGGCGGAGTTCCTCCTCGAACTCGTCGAGGTCGTACTTCTCATCGAGGATTCCCTGCTCCTGCAGGCGCCGCATGAGCCGGAGGGTTTCCTCGACGTCGCCGGCGAGCCGTATGAGCAGGTGGTTGTAGATGGCCATGAGGTCGGCCAGCTGGCGGAGCCGGCGGAACAGCTCCTCGTTCCATTCGGAGTATATGAATCGCATGGCCTCTCCCCCGGGCGGCGGGGCGGCGCCCGGTCAGCGGTCGCTCTCCATCCCGCGCAGCATGTCCGAGAGCACGTCGCCGTAGCTGACCGCGGAATCGCGGATTTCGCGGGCAATCACGTTGTACTGGTGCAGGCCCTCGAGCACCAGCTCCATGCGCAGGAGAAACTCCCGTTCGTCGCGGGTGTCGAAATACCGCCGCACGATGCGGTCGAGCCCGGCAATCGAGGTCAGCGCTTTCTTGTACCGGTCGAACGGCATGTCGTCGGAGAGCTCGAGTTTGCGGCCGGACGAGAAGTAGTCGGTGATGGCCTCGTAGGGGTTTTCCCGGTCGGCCGCCGAGCTCTGGTCGCCGCGGCGCCTTTCCCGGCGCGGCTCGGGGAAGTGCCGGGCAAAGACCTCCTTGACCGCCAGCCCGATCAGGTTGTGGGCCACGAGCGCAGAACCCTCCCGCTCCCCTTCGTACACCAGTTCGATTTTGCCGGTGACGGCCGGGATGATGGCGTAGACGTCGGCCATGCGGGGGAAGCGGTCCTGGTCGCGGAAGCGGAGGACGCGGCGCTCGATGTTCGAGACGAGAGCCTCGTAGGCAGCGATGGAGACGCGGGCGGAGACGCCCGAGGTCTGGTCGACAAATTCGCTGGCGCGGGCCTGGAACGACACCTCCTCGATGAGGTCGCGAACGAGGTCGGGGATGCGGATGTCGGCGGCGGCGATGTCGGCCTCGTGCTCGGTGATGGCACGGGCCTCGGCCAGCGTGCGCGGGTAGTGGGTGATGATCTGTGCGTCGATGCGATCTTTGAGCGGGGTGATGATGTTCCCGCGGTTGGTGTAGT includes the following:
- a CDS encoding magnesium chelatase yields the protein MSKTTRPATRGELKVSGWKSRSVKDELRDNLRARIESGEPVFPGIVGYDKTVLPGIENALLARHNFILLGLRGQAKSRIVRGLETLLDEYIPVIPGSLLNEDPLSPISPRGRQMVAEMGDRMPIAWLHRSERYHEKLATPDVSIADLIGDIDPIKAAREKLDISNEEVIHWGIIPRTNRGIFAINELPDLQPRIQVGLLNILEEKDIQVRGFPLRVPLDMLLVFTANPEDYTNRGNIITPLKDRIDAQIITHYPRTLAEARAITEHEADIAAADIRIPDLVRDLIEEVSFQARASEFVDQTSGVSARVSIAAYEALVSNIERRVLRFRDQDRFPRMADVYAIIPAVTGKIELVYEGEREGSALVAHNLIGLAVKEVFARHFPEPRRERRRGDQSSAADRENPYEAITDYFSSGRKLELSDDMPFDRYKKALTSIAGLDRIVRRYFDTRDEREFLLRMELVLEGLHQYNVIAREIRDSAVSYGDVLSDMLRGMESDR